The following are encoded in a window of uncultured Ilyobacter sp. genomic DNA:
- a CDS encoding RnfABCDGE type electron transport complex subunit D — MYKVTESPHVRIKDTLEWVMWDVVIALLPCILSAVYYFGLKAIGIIAVSVSAGLATEAVMAKTMDKSWKCIFDGSGLVATLLLALIIPHTVPLWMVAMGSVFGIGIGKMAYGGVGQNIFNPALVGRIFMMVSFPRYLFSFYTPDGVAAPTIFPLIKYRGLNWVTESMGGRLEFYKALLVGKDILGSIGETNKAAILIGFLYLGFRKRLKWRVPILVVASKGLLSYFYGADPVLSMLGGGLFFGAVYMCTDMVSGPVTERGKGVFAVLVGTLAFFIANYTSHPAGIGYAILLGNLVTPLINRYTEPRVYGKDRDMKKIYGILSVLILFIIGISILGSVEKISEKRNEVRKNKQMEEMKSYIFQKNLRFQDEDGIFHEGYIFIPAYDEEGGKYYLVLGETKGYGSKMIKFALGITPDRNIAGVSILEESETEGLGAAIRDKKWLEHWRGMDSGHQFNKEIDAAAGATYTYKNIHKIFMDILDSSKVLTEKGSYQDDETDGYGGATDSDWEDGAEDGGEYDEKSEETDSQAGASPEWNEGEEK, encoded by the coding sequence GTGTATAAAGTAACGGAATCTCCTCATGTTAGAATAAAAGACACACTTGAATGGGTGATGTGGGATGTGGTGATAGCACTTTTACCATGTATTCTGAGTGCAGTTTATTATTTCGGACTGAAAGCTATTGGTATAATTGCAGTATCTGTCAGTGCAGGCCTTGCTACAGAAGCTGTCATGGCGAAAACAATGGATAAATCCTGGAAATGCATATTTGACGGGAGTGGGCTTGTGGCAACACTTCTCTTAGCCCTTATAATTCCGCACACGGTACCTCTGTGGATGGTGGCTATGGGAAGTGTTTTTGGAATAGGTATAGGAAAGATGGCGTACGGAGGTGTGGGACAAAATATTTTTAATCCAGCTCTAGTGGGAAGAATATTTATGATGGTATCCTTCCCGAGATATCTTTTTAGCTTTTATACACCTGACGGGGTCGCGGCACCGACAATATTTCCCCTTATAAAATACAGAGGCTTAAACTGGGTTACGGAAAGTATGGGGGGGAGGTTGGAGTTTTATAAAGCTCTCCTTGTAGGAAAAGATATTCTAGGATCAATCGGGGAAACAAATAAAGCAGCTATTCTGATAGGTTTTCTGTATCTAGGTTTCAGAAAAAGGCTTAAGTGGAGAGTGCCTATTCTGGTTGTTGCAAGTAAAGGTCTGCTGAGCTATTTCTACGGTGCAGACCCTGTCCTATCAATGTTAGGAGGGGGACTTTTTTTTGGGGCGGTGTATATGTGTACTGACATGGTAAGCGGACCTGTAACCGAAAGGGGGAAGGGAGTTTTTGCAGTGTTGGTTGGAACCCTAGCATTTTTTATAGCAAACTACACATCACATCCGGCAGGTATCGGGTACGCAATTCTACTAGGAAATCTAGTAACTCCACTCATAAACAGGTATACAGAGCCTAGAGTTTATGGAAAGGACAGGGATATGAAAAAAATATATGGAATATTATCAGTTTTAATTCTTTTTATAATAGGTATATCTATCCTTGGCAGTGTTGAGAAAATAAGTGAAAAAAGAAATGAAGTCCGTAAAAACAAGCAGATGGAGGAGATGAAGAGTTATATCTTCCAGAAAAATTTGAGATTCCAAGATGAAGATGGGATTTTTCACGAAGGATACATTTTTATCCCAGCTTACGACGAAGAGGGGGGGAAATATTATTTAGTTCTCGGTGAGACAAAAGGATATGGGAGTAAAATGATAAAATTTGCTTTAGGGATAACTCCAGACAGAAATATAGCAGGGGTAAGTATTTTAGAAGAGAGTGAGACAGAGGGGCTCGGAGCAGCTATAAGGGATAAAAAATGGCTTGAGCACTGGCGGGGTATGGATTCAGGTCATCAATTTAACAAAGAGATAGATGCAGCCGCTGGAGCGACATACACCTACAAAAATATTCATAAAATCTTCATGGATATACTGGATAGCAGCAAGGTTCTTACTGAAAAAGGCAGTTACCAAGATGATGAGACGGATGGTTACGGGGGCGCTACAGACAGCGACTGGGAAGATGGAGCTGAAGATGGTGGAGAGTACGATGAAAAATCAGAGGAGACAGATTCTCAGGCTGGCGCTTCTCCTGAATGGAATGAGGGCGAGGAGAAATGA
- the metK gene encoding methionine adenosyltransferase: MENKIFFTSECVSPGHPDKIADQISDAVLDACIAEDPNSRVACEVFCTTGQVVVGGEITTNTYVDVQQIVRDKIDEIGYKQGMGFDSDCGVLNAIHSQSPDIAMGVDIGGAGDQGIMFGGAVKETPELMPLALVLAREIIVKYTRMARSKEIIWGRPDAKSQVTLAYNKNGKVDHVDTVVVSVQHNPEVSQEEIHTTIIEKIVKPVLEKYNMNPGKVKHYHINPTGRFVIGGPHGDAGLTGRKIIVDTYGGYFRHGGGAFSGKDPSKVDRSAAYAARWVAKNIVAAELAEKCEIQLSYAIGVVEPTSVKVDTFGTGKIEEIKLAEIVQKVFDLSPRGIELALELRSGNFKYQDLAAFGHIGRTDLDLPWERTNKVEAIKKLV, translated from the coding sequence ATGGAAAATAAAATATTTTTTACTTCAGAGTGTGTATCACCAGGTCATCCAGACAAGATAGCCGACCAGATATCTGACGCAGTGCTAGATGCATGTATAGCAGAAGATCCAAACTCTAGAGTAGCATGTGAGGTATTCTGTACAACAGGGCAGGTAGTGGTAGGAGGAGAGATAACTACTAATACCTATGTAGATGTACAGCAGATAGTGAGAGACAAGATAGACGAGATAGGATACAAGCAGGGTATGGGATTTGACTCAGACTGCGGAGTGCTGAACGCAATCCATTCACAGTCACCTGATATAGCCATGGGTGTGGATATAGGGGGAGCAGGAGACCAGGGGATCATGTTTGGAGGAGCTGTAAAAGAGACTCCGGAACTCATGCCTTTGGCTCTTGTACTTGCAAGAGAGATAATCGTAAAATACACAAGAATGGCTAGATCTAAAGAGATAATCTGGGGAAGACCAGATGCAAAATCTCAGGTAACTCTGGCATACAATAAAAACGGGAAGGTAGACCACGTGGATACAGTGGTGGTATCTGTACAGCATAACCCTGAAGTCAGCCAGGAAGAGATACACACGACAATAATCGAAAAAATAGTAAAGCCTGTCCTTGAAAAATACAACATGAATCCAGGAAAGGTAAAACACTACCATATCAACCCTACAGGAAGATTTGTAATCGGAGGACCTCACGGAGATGCAGGTCTTACAGGAAGAAAGATAATAGTAGATACCTACGGAGGATACTTCAGACACGGTGGAGGGGCTTTCTCAGGAAAAGATCCTTCCAAGGTGGACAGATCGGCAGCTTATGCAGCAAGATGGGTAGCTAAAAACATAGTGGCGGCAGAACTGGCAGAAAAATGTGAGATACAGCTTTCCTATGCTATAGGGGTAGTAGAGCCTACGTCTGTAAAAGTAGATACCTTTGGAACAGGAAAAATAGAGGAGATAAAACTGGCAGAGATAGTACAAAAGGTATTTGATCTAAGCCCTAGAGGAATAGAACTTGCCTTAGAATTGAGATCAGGAAATTTTAAGTATCAAGACTTAGCGGCTTTTGGTCACATAGGAAGAACCGATTTAGACCTTCCTTGGGAAAGAACAAACAAAGTAGAGGCTATAAAAAAACTTGTTTAA
- the rsxC gene encoding electron transport complex subunit RsxC codes for MKVLKPRGGVHPNEMKTLTLSKSIEKMPDVKEYHVSLHQHIGAPACSLVSKGDYVMSGQQIGQCCAMISVAVHSPVSGYVRDMVVEDGETFIVIENDFKNNKVDFIPLNTRGCSILKFITFIREMGICGLGGAMFPTHMKLHTSEYEKLHTIIVNGAECEPYLNADNRIMLEKTAELISVLKLLMEFMGIEKIIFAIEDNKMEAIKEIQKMIEGNSRMEIAVLKSLYPQGGEKQIIRSVMGIEVKTHKIPMEYGIITLNVGTLYALYESLYMGKPLTERVVTVSGQGIKEPKNIMVKIGTPIKEILDYAGIDRDNTYKLVLGGPMMGIALGNEKKTIKKGTGGILALIKDECNEYETKACINCGACVDVCPMGLMPLRYVELERKKDHLEMERRYSLSSCIKCGSCEYICPTKRPLIKSIFWGMKKLREVKKGV; via the coding sequence ATGAAAGTATTGAAACCAAGAGGTGGAGTCCATCCCAATGAGATGAAGACTCTCACATTAAGTAAAAGTATAGAAAAAATGCCAGATGTGAAAGAATATCATGTATCTCTTCACCAGCATATAGGAGCACCAGCCTGCTCACTGGTATCCAAAGGAGATTATGTAATGTCCGGGCAGCAGATAGGCCAGTGCTGTGCGATGATCTCGGTAGCAGTTCATTCACCTGTCTCAGGATATGTTAGGGACATGGTAGTAGAAGACGGGGAAACCTTCATAGTAATAGAAAATGACTTTAAAAACAATAAAGTTGATTTTATACCTCTAAATACACGGGGGTGCTCAATTTTGAAATTCATAACTTTTATCAGAGAGATGGGAATATGTGGGCTCGGAGGGGCGATGTTTCCCACCCATATGAAACTCCACACCTCGGAATATGAAAAACTCCATACCATTATTGTGAATGGCGCAGAATGCGAACCCTATCTCAATGCAGATAACAGAATTATGTTGGAAAAAACAGCAGAGCTGATAAGTGTATTAAAACTCTTAATGGAGTTTATGGGAATAGAAAAGATAATCTTTGCAATAGAAGATAATAAAATGGAGGCCATCAAAGAGATACAAAAAATGATAGAGGGAAACAGTAGAATGGAAATAGCTGTTCTTAAAAGTCTCTATCCTCAGGGAGGAGAGAAGCAGATAATAAGATCTGTAATGGGGATAGAAGTAAAAACCCATAAAATACCCATGGAGTACGGAATCATAACTCTGAATGTTGGAACCCTTTATGCTCTCTACGAAAGTTTGTACATGGGAAAGCCTCTAACAGAAAGAGTGGTTACTGTATCGGGTCAAGGGATAAAAGAGCCTAAAAACATAATGGTAAAAATAGGGACTCCGATAAAAGAGATACTCGACTATGCGGGGATAGACAGGGATAATACCTACAAACTGGTGCTAGGCGGGCCTATGATGGGAATAGCTTTAGGAAATGAAAAAAAAACTATCAAAAAGGGAACTGGTGGGATTTTAGCCCTTATAAAAGATGAATGCAATGAATATGAGACAAAAGCCTGCATAAACTGCGGTGCCTGTGTGGATGTATGTCCTATGGGTCTTATGCCCCTCAGATACGTGGAGCTAGAAAGGAAAAAAGATCACCTGGAAATGGAGAGAAGGTACAGTCTGAGCAGCTGTATAAAATGCGGCAGCTGTGAGTATATCTGCCCAACCAAGAGACCTCTTATTAAATCGATATTTTGGGGTATGAAAAAACTGAGGGAGGTAAAAAAAGGTGTATAA